Proteins encoded by one window of Agrobacterium vitis:
- a CDS encoding M81 family metallopeptidase, with translation MELRIAVGGIHTECSTSSPVLMQIEDFRVLRGDDLLGADYFGFLGTEGVNPLPLLHARAVPGGPVSRQTYESFKAEFLERLQAALPLDGLYLAMHGAMNVEGIDDAEGDWIAAARAVVGPDCPVAASYDLHGNVTQKIVDQLDIFAGYRTAPHIDVRETMVRAWDMLVKALRTGEKPGVAWAPVPVLLPGERTSTEDEPAKSLYLKLPQHDQRPGIWDANLMVGYVWADEPRATACAVVTGVDRSEAQKVAEEIARSYWEARQAFRFGPVTGSLKDMLDIAQTTQTWPIILADSGDNPTGGGVGDRADVLAALIARDFEGAVIGGITDKPAVDACFSAGVGAKLALKVGGSLDPASPSVEVDCEVFRLDDPGVATERQAIVKIGGITVILASKRRPYHTLADFTRHGIDPKAVRLLVVKSGYLSPELQPISNPNLMALTDGVINQDIEALPSKRRKQPTYPFVKDFDYQPKATTSARWAGSDNRSGKD, from the coding sequence ATGGAACTTCGAATTGCCGTTGGTGGCATTCACACGGAATGCAGCACGTCATCGCCGGTGCTGATGCAGATCGAGGATTTTCGCGTGCTGCGCGGTGACGATCTGTTAGGTGCCGATTACTTCGGTTTTCTTGGCACGGAGGGGGTCAATCCTTTGCCCTTGCTGCATGCCCGCGCCGTTCCAGGCGGCCCGGTTTCGCGCCAGACCTATGAGAGTTTCAAGGCCGAGTTCCTGGAAAGGTTGCAGGCCGCGCTGCCGCTGGATGGGCTCTATCTCGCCATGCACGGCGCCATGAATGTTGAAGGCATTGATGATGCCGAGGGTGACTGGATCGCGGCAGCCCGCGCCGTGGTTGGCCCGGATTGCCCGGTGGCGGCAAGCTATGATCTGCATGGCAATGTCACCCAGAAAATCGTCGATCAGCTCGATATTTTCGCGGGTTACCGGACCGCGCCGCATATCGATGTGCGCGAAACCATGGTGCGGGCCTGGGACATGCTGGTAAAGGCACTGCGGACTGGCGAAAAGCCCGGTGTCGCCTGGGCACCTGTGCCGGTTCTTCTTCCCGGAGAACGAACCTCTACCGAAGACGAACCAGCCAAAAGCCTTTACTTGAAATTGCCGCAGCATGATCAGCGACCGGGGATATGGGATGCCAATCTGATGGTTGGTTATGTCTGGGCCGATGAGCCGCGCGCCACGGCCTGTGCCGTGGTCACAGGCGTGGATCGAAGCGAGGCGCAAAAGGTGGCTGAAGAGATTGCCCGATCTTACTGGGAGGCGCGCCAAGCCTTCCGGTTCGGCCCGGTGACGGGGTCCCTGAAGGATATGCTCGACATCGCCCAAACAACCCAGACCTGGCCGATTATTCTGGCGGATTCCGGCGACAACCCCACCGGCGGTGGCGTTGGCGACCGCGCCGATGTCTTGGCAGCATTGATTGCCCGTGATTTCGAGGGGGCTGTGATTGGCGGGATTACCGACAAGCCCGCCGTTGATGCCTGTTTTTCCGCGGGCGTGGGGGCGAAATTGGCGTTGAAAGTCGGTGGCTCACTCGATCCGGCAAGCCCATCGGTTGAGGTGGATTGCGAGGTGTTTAGGCTGGATGATCCGGGTGTGGCGACGGAGCGACAGGCTATCGTCAAAATCGGTGGGATTACCGTTATTCTCGCCAGTAAGCGCAGGCCCTACCACACTCTGGCCGATTTCACCCGGCATGGCATTGATCCGAAAGCGGTGCGGTTGCTGGTGGTAAAGTCGGGCTATCTTTCTCCCGAACTTCAGCCAATTTCCAATCCGAACCTGATGGCGCTGACCGATGGGGTCATCAACCAGGATATCGAAGCCTTGCCGAGCAAGCGCCGCAAACAACCGACCTATCCCTTCGTCAAGGATTTCGATTACCAGCCGAAAGCGACGACCTCAGCGCGGTGGGCGGGTAGCGACAATCGTTCAGGGAAAGACTGA
- a CDS encoding MFS transporter gives MPPVLSIIAANPGIRISAIAIFFFGLSGATTAPYMSIIGIHELGLSNAHYSLLIFIASCVNVAASVAVGILADRLGHFRMPMVIVSLFGVVGYGVVFLEPNQIIFVGSALLLLPVYNALNSLIFANVRAASKDMPVRELIAVNSGVRAVISASWVLVPGLVGFFLAGQKSMLPAFLFASLGGLACFMLFLVWLPKAEARAEPSASLAFFSSLSKIASPGLLLRLGAIALITAMLQMNGVVLPLVMTGPAHGTTGDVGIIVGIVAFLEIVFILFWGWVERKTSSVATLVAGALIYCVYLLGLGFASRPEHVYLLSGIAGFGAAAIISVPITYLQNLIADRAGLGSSLIAVNIFLSGGLNSLLFAFGTGVSNYSGTAMLGALAGFCGILLLLMLEKPRPFRGAQ, from the coding sequence ATGCCGCCAGTTCTCTCCATCATCGCCGCCAATCCGGGTATCCGGATTAGCGCGATTGCGATTTTCTTCTTCGGCTTGTCTGGCGCGACCACGGCTCCCTATATGTCGATCATCGGCATACACGAGTTGGGATTGAGCAATGCGCATTACTCGCTGCTGATCTTCATCGCTTCTTGCGTCAATGTCGCCGCCAGCGTTGCCGTGGGAATATTGGCCGACAGGCTTGGACATTTTCGCATGCCGATGGTCATCGTCAGCTTGTTTGGCGTGGTCGGTTATGGGGTGGTGTTTCTCGAACCGAACCAGATCATCTTTGTTGGCTCCGCGCTCCTGTTGCTGCCGGTTTACAACGCATTGAATTCGCTGATATTTGCCAATGTGCGTGCCGCATCCAAGGATATGCCGGTGCGTGAACTGATTGCAGTCAATTCCGGCGTGCGGGCCGTTATCTCGGCCTCCTGGGTCTTGGTGCCGGGTCTGGTTGGCTTCTTTCTGGCCGGTCAGAAAAGCATGTTGCCTGCTTTTCTGTTTGCCAGCCTCGGCGGACTTGCCTGCTTCATGTTGTTTCTGGTCTGGTTGCCGAAGGCGGAGGCACGGGCCGAACCCTCGGCAAGTCTGGCGTTTTTTTCATCCTTGTCGAAAATCGCCTCACCTGGGTTATTGTTGCGGCTTGGCGCCATCGCCCTGATCACTGCCATGCTGCAAATGAACGGCGTTGTGCTGCCCCTGGTCATGACCGGGCCAGCGCATGGCACGACCGGCGATGTCGGTATTATCGTCGGTATCGTCGCCTTTCTGGAAATCGTCTTCATTCTGTTCTGGGGCTGGGTGGAGCGCAAGACCTCCAGCGTGGCGACGCTTGTTGCTGGTGCACTGATCTATTGCGTCTACCTGCTAGGTCTCGGTTTCGCCTCGCGACCAGAACATGTCTATCTGCTCTCCGGCATTGCCGGTTTCGGGGCGGCGGCGATCATCAGCGTGCCGATTACCTATTTGCAAAACCTGATTGCCGACCGTGCCGGGCTTGGTAGTTCGCTTATTGCGGTGAATATCTTCCTGAGCGGTGGATTGAACTCGCTGCTCTTTGCATTCGGAACCGGCGTCAGCAATTATTCCGGCACGGCAATGCTCGGCGCCTTGGCCGGATTCTGCGGGATTTTGCTGTTGCTGATGCTGGAAAAGCCACGGCCGTTCAGGGGCGCTCAATGA